The Arachis ipaensis cultivar K30076 chromosome B10, Araip1.1, whole genome shotgun sequence DNA window AACAGAAAAAGTGACATAACAACCAATGTGCTTGGAGTGGTTGCTCCCGATATGCAATTTATCTATGTACTGGCGGGTTGGGAGGGTTCAGCTGCGAATTCTAGGGTATTCCGAGATGCACTATTTTACAATGGGTTTAGTGTTCCCCAAAGTATTTTTTATTGAGACTTTAGTATGTTATCAAAGTCTATTTGATCTTTCATTAAATTTGTTCAATTTTATATATCACACTAGGTCATTACTACTTATGTGATGCTGGATACATGAATTGTGAAGGATTTTTGGCACCTTATAGAGGACAAAAATATCATTTGAGTGAGTTTAATCCACATAATCAACCCAGTACAGCTCAAGAGTTTTTTAATATGAAACACTCACAAGCTAGAAATGTCATTGAAAGGGCATTTGGAGTATTGAAAGCAAGATGGGAAATTTTAAGAGGAAGATCATTTTATCCTATTAAGACTCAAGGAAGAATTATAACTGCTTGTTGCCTTTTGCATAATCATATTAGAAGAGTGATGGTT harbors:
- the LOC110268391 gene encoding protein ALP1-like; translated protein: MDERWKWFKNCLGALDGTHIKVNVLEANKPRYRNRKSDITTNVLGVVAPDMQFIYVLAGWEGSAANSRVFRDALFYNGFSVPQSHYYLCDAGYMNCEGFLAPYRGQKYHLSEFNPHNQPSTAQEFFNMKHSQARNVIERAFGVLKARWEILRGRSFYPIKTQGRIITACCLLHNHIRRVMVVDPIDEIEDQNILGVDGKTIHYIETNDAWGRWRINLHKKCGTNGGEDITLDNCNHFSMCEAVCCNIDFILLMYLCSYIRVVHVCLLVQVIFYF